The following are from one region of the Streptomyces changanensis genome:
- a CDS encoding F0F1 ATP synthase subunit gamma, protein MGAQLRVYKRRIRSVTATKKITKAMEMIAASRIVKAQRKVAASTPYATELTRAVTAVATGSNTNHPLTTEADTPTRAAVLLITSDRGLAGGYSSNAIKQADRLTERLRGEGKEVDAYIVGRKGVAYYGFRERKVAESWTGFTDNPTYADAKSVAAPLIAAVQQDTAQGGVDELHIVFTEFVSMMTQTPVDNRMLPLSLEKAAEETGGKGEILPLFDFEPSAEDVLDALLPRYVESRVYNALLQAAASEHAARRRAMKSATDNAGDLINSLSRLANAARQAEITQEISEIVGGASALADATAGSDK, encoded by the coding sequence ATGGGAGCGCAGCTCCGGGTCTACAAGCGTCGCATCCGGTCCGTCACCGCGACGAAGAAGATCACCAAGGCGATGGAGATGATCGCCGCCTCGCGCATCGTCAAGGCGCAGCGCAAGGTGGCGGCCTCCACGCCGTACGCGACCGAGCTCACCCGCGCGGTCACGGCGGTGGCGACCGGGTCGAACACCAACCACCCCCTCACCACGGAGGCGGACACCCCGACCCGTGCCGCGGTCCTGCTCATCACGAGCGACCGCGGTCTGGCCGGCGGCTACTCCTCCAACGCCATCAAGCAGGCCGACCGGCTCACCGAGCGGCTGCGCGGCGAGGGCAAGGAGGTCGACGCCTACATCGTCGGCCGCAAGGGTGTCGCCTACTACGGCTTCCGTGAGCGCAAGGTCGCGGAATCCTGGACCGGCTTTACCGACAATCCCACCTACGCGGACGCCAAGTCGGTGGCCGCCCCGCTCATCGCGGCGGTCCAGCAGGACACCGCGCAGGGCGGTGTCGACGAGCTGCACATCGTCTTCACGGAGTTCGTGTCGATGATGACGCAGACGCCGGTGGACAACCGGATGCTGCCGCTCAGCCTCGAGAAGGCCGCGGAGGAGACCGGGGGCAAGGGCGAGATCCTTCCCCTGTTCGACTTCGAGCCGTCGGCGGAGGACGTCCTCGACGCCCTGCTGCCGCGCTACGTCGAGAGCCGGGTCTACAACGCCCTGCTGCAGGCCGCCGCTTCCGAGCACGCGGCCCGCCGCCGGGCGATGAAGTCGGCCACCGACAACGCGGGAGACCTGATCAACTCGCTCTCGCGCCTTGCCAACGCGGCCCGCCAGGCCGAAATCACCCAGGAAATCAGCGAGATCGTCGGTGGCGCCAGCGCCCTGGCCGACGCGACCGCGGGGAGTGACAAGTAA
- the atpD gene encoding F0F1 ATP synthase subunit beta translates to MTTTVETAAATGRVARVIGPVVDVEFPVDAMPEIYNALHVEVADPAQDGAKKTLTLEVAQHLGDGLVRTISMQPTDGLVRQAAVTDTGAGISVPVGDFTKGKVFNTLGEVLNHPEENANVGERWPIHRKAPAFDQLESKTEMFETGLKVVDLLTPYVKGGKIGLFGGAGVGKTVLIQEMIMRVANLHEGVSVFAGVGERTREGNDLIAEMEESGVLDKTALVFGQMDEPPGTRLRVALAGLTMAEYFRDVQKQDVLFFIDNIFRFTQAGSEVSTLLGRMPSAVGYQPNLADEMGLLQERITSTRGHSITSMQAIYVPADDLTDPAPATTFAHLDATTVLSRPISEKGIYPAVDPLDSTSRILDPRYIAQEHYDAAMRVKGILQKYKDLQDIIAILGIDELGEEDKLVVHRARRVERFLSQNTHAAKQFTGVDGSDVPLDESIAAFNAICDGEYDHFPEQAFFMCGGLEDLKKNAKELGVS, encoded by the coding sequence ATGACGACCACTGTTGAGACGGCCGCCGCCACGGGCCGCGTCGCCCGGGTCATCGGCCCGGTCGTCGACGTGGAGTTCCCCGTCGACGCGATGCCGGAGATCTACAACGCGCTGCACGTCGAGGTGGCCGACCCGGCCCAGGACGGCGCGAAGAAGACGCTGACCCTGGAGGTCGCCCAGCACCTGGGTGACGGCCTGGTCCGCACCATCTCGATGCAGCCGACCGACGGCCTGGTCCGCCAGGCCGCGGTCACCGACACGGGCGCGGGCATCTCCGTGCCGGTCGGCGACTTCACCAAGGGCAAGGTGTTCAACACCCTCGGCGAGGTGCTGAACCACCCCGAGGAGAACGCCAACGTCGGTGAGCGCTGGCCGATCCACCGCAAGGCCCCCGCCTTCGACCAGCTCGAGTCGAAGACGGAGATGTTCGAGACCGGTCTGAAGGTCGTCGACCTCCTCACCCCGTACGTCAAGGGTGGAAAGATCGGTCTGTTCGGTGGTGCCGGTGTCGGCAAGACCGTGCTGATCCAGGAAATGATCATGCGTGTCGCCAACCTCCACGAGGGCGTCTCCGTCTTCGCGGGCGTCGGTGAGCGCACCCGCGAGGGCAACGACCTCATCGCGGAGATGGAGGAGTCCGGCGTCCTGGACAAGACCGCCCTGGTCTTCGGACAGATGGACGAGCCCCCGGGCACCCGTCTGCGCGTCGCCCTGGCCGGTCTGACGATGGCGGAGTACTTCCGCGACGTCCAGAAGCAGGACGTGCTCTTCTTCATCGACAACATCTTCCGGTTCACCCAGGCCGGTTCCGAGGTGTCCACCCTGCTCGGCCGCATGCCGTCCGCGGTGGGTTACCAGCCGAACCTGGCCGACGAGATGGGTCTCCTCCAGGAGCGCATCACGTCGACCCGCGGTCACTCGATCACCTCGATGCAGGCGATCTACGTCCCCGCGGACGACCTGACCGACCCGGCGCCGGCCACCACCTTCGCCCACCTCGACGCGACGACGGTTCTCTCCCGTCCGATCTCCGAGAAGGGCATCTACCCGGCCGTGGACCCGCTGGACTCCACGTCCCGGATCCTGGACCCGCGCTACATCGCGCAGGAGCACTACGACGCCGCCATGCGCGTCAAGGGCATCCTGCAGAAGTACAAGGACCTCCAGGACATCATCGCGATCCTCGGTATCGACGAGCTGGGCGAGGAGGACAAGCTGGTCGTCCACCGTGCCCGTCGCGTCGAGCGCTTCCTGTCCCAGAACACCCACGCGGCGAAGCAGTTCACCGGCGTGGACGGTTCGGACGTGCCGCTCGACGAGTCGATCGCCGCGTTCAACGCGATCTGCGACGGTGAGTACGACCACTTCCCCGAGCAGGCCTTCTTCATGTGCGGTGGCCTCGAGGACCTCAAGAAGAACGCCAAGGAACTCGGCGTCTCCTGA